Proteins from one Diorhabda carinulata isolate Delta chromosome 10, icDioCari1.1, whole genome shotgun sequence genomic window:
- the LOC130898386 gene encoding myb-like protein X isoform X4 → MAEVLKKHRKSNFSQDEIEVLMKTVGNHYETLYGEFSKKAINKIARHRAWLEVTKEVNSVSMEKRTLQEVKNKWKKCQHLYHPDDFIGVKYYEDEVLDVTNVWEPLTELDDEDSMPLEQRLKAPTTAATVLTAPPEAPVSEQLLQSQPLSPTKLKVTRQLKPSAPSPILPPPAIEEVCLKWNSHHSNMQHTFPNLLLREQYVDATLVADGQTLKCHRVILSSCSPYFEEVLASISPYQHPVLFMKDIPFWILKCLCDFMYSGEVHILQNKLEELLAVAEMLKIKGLAGQRDMNMIDAKPEFIVPIKEEKIDEKEKELRKKEDREFKRKEEKEVKKKEEKEIKKKEEKEVKKREEKEVKKKEEKDIKKKEEKELKKKEEKEIKKKDEMKISEIKPLKKREEKDLTRKEEKQTKKKEETKEIKEKKRVTIIPSPEKPVVKSSKVPKVVIQNPVPILKNKQKSFVESKKRDKRLEKEKLPVIEKIPITKDTPSTSDFSNPFGLLKPVYEEVTKDPKPNKLPVTRDPKNVNVKRTLQKKLKKRKLMDDREESPPPALSRKGTRSRPRSKVAKYFHPASDLSYDESTIVREPHTDQADSFVQIQDIKSEPLYDDSIEIEDNLVGFSESSVSVEEQLIGCYDSSFDNFGRRITRRSKPIIMDVQSITHKPEEQHTLKIVNVAELKAIKDPLEDPLGLNQSSSDNTTMVDQTDNSLGFHISEVVTEKDDSQSSDVCREMGFKITNVVSEQEEDRRMEQLTTEIEVSYEEEQEFNEFDETASQNEDQKPILTLIETEDSNSNPLGKQMIQLLLVGNEATTSMSHSQDNTIQNKIDTSEDDELISCPANFSFKIKEELLTENEQNINKIDEEDIQPMTQQITLIQESRQLETDQVVQETLTVTSSYNTLQTIANEEKFDHENEQTPTISIIPEAHFSDEIDTDTDKNDVKTETIQMQSTSSNTNQAIDTDELNKTYSVDEKPISISYSSLHKDYTLDDSKMDQICHFEDSSKVSDDKNNQNDIDDYQMEAQFAPQSGNIPIDHQNISENNPENMDHEISEGFGDLGRNLTSKPNSDEIQPMDEDYGEENNCYRSESADNSSTDCQQVTGELLDPKNQYLIKKSNTLDMLQIQPPLKDQNNLSTLVENDSMYQQTINMSQKTDFVDQNSSQIENIALVSCINNKASFDISNTENEVQPDYRRKEESSETIHTDEYSSIYDEESSSNIPQREILPSRDENQTVNNRFEKSSYDVLSHVVSYKENQPICIQENNSGTTKTAIVLSDSIQPVGNSFTESSSALSHIVSYDENQPVCIQESTSYGPPLSDEIHTISFERSSEVAAGACDEKHFTTNNLEDHRQDKNNFDRNNTSDPHLLVSSCDESQRRDNIESSSSVSKVPELSYNENELVYQDSSFNTQLQLPNNESDLINKFVGVHLTQSQNNLIESQPMETDHNELMSQTDENHYKDSNSQLLQHNKQSYSPEEKYTTEHVLINSLSELDCDINNRSGEIPSTPFSLCENVQPLDFNQKETILPQQIPENSAGPNKSNLLETDLDNSHVPYERCGNVNSSNVQVESVPVVSETVRDHKSRAVDFPLGPEEMSSSNEPGFHIAQVISEQIAEIEGSRVNEQFVSDTSSVNKCENKVSNSNELESIVDDLSKIVEGSCEESSIADDTNSIADSLENLLQKSAN, encoded by the exons ATGGCCGAAGTGctaaaaaaacatagaaaaagcaatttttcacAAGATGAAATAGAAGTTTTAATGAAAACAGTTGGTAATCACTACGAAACCTTGTATGGAGAATTCTCTAAAAAGGCTATCAACAAAATTGCTAGACATAGAGCCTGGCTAGAAGTGACAAAAGAGGTCAATTCAGTGAGTATGGAAAAAAGGACATTGcaagaagtaaaaaataagtgGAAGAAATGTCAACATCTATATCATCCAGATGATTTTATAGGTGTTAAATACTACGAAGACGAGG taTTGGATGTGACTAATGTTTGGGAACCACTGACTGAACTCGACGATGAAG ATTCTATGCCATTAGAACAGCGACTGAAAGCTCCTACGACGGCAGCAACAGTATTAACTGCACCACCTGAAGCACCAGTATCAGAACAACTCTTACAGAGTCAACCCCTATCCCCAACAAAACTGAAAGTAACAAGACAACTAAAGCCATCAGCACCTTCACCTATACTACCTCCCCCGGCCATAGAAGAGGTGTGTCTTAAATGGAACAGTCACCATTCCAATATGCAGCatacttttccaaatttattgCTCCGAGAACAATATGTAGATGCTACTCTTGTTGCTGATGGTCAGACTTTGAAATGTCATAGG gttattttaTCATCATGTAGTCCTTATTTCGAAGAAGTCCTTGCGAGTATTAGCCCATATCAACATCCAGTATTGTTTATGAAGGATATACCTTTCTGGATTTTGAAATGCCTTTGTGATTTTATGTATTCTGGGGAAGTACACATTCTTCAGAATAAGCTAGAAGAATTACTTGCTGTGGCGGAAATGCTCAAG ATAAAAGGACTTGCTGGTCAACGTGACATGAATATGATAGACGCAAAACCAGAATTTATAGTTCCcattaaagaagagaaaattgatgaaaaggaaaaagaatTGAGGAAGAAAGAAGACAGAGAATTCAAGAGAAAGGAAGAAAAAGAAGTtaagaaaaaggaagaaaaggaaatcaaaaagaaagaGGAAAAAGAAGTGAAGAAGAGAGAGGAAAAGGaagtaaaaaagaaagaagaaaaagacatcaaaaagaaagaagaaaaggagttaaaaaagaaagaagaaaaagaaatcaaaaagaaagatgaaatgaaaatatcagaaattaaaCCATTGAAGAAAAGGGAAGAAAAAGACCTTactagaaaagaagaaaagcaaactaagaaaaaagaagaaacaaaagaaatcaaGGAAAAGAAAAGAGTGACAATAATTCCATCACCAGAAAAACCAGTTGTTAAAAGCTCTAAAGTTCCTAAAGTTGTAATTCAAAATCCAGTACcgatattgaaaaacaaacaaaaaagttttgttgaatCGAAAAAACGTGAcaaaagattagaaaaagagAAACTGCCAGTGATAGAAAAAATACCGATAACTAAAGATACTCCAAGTACAAGTGATTTTTCAAATCCTTTTGGTCTTCTCAAACCTGTATATGAAGAAGTAACAAAAGATCCAAAACCAAATAAACTTCCTGTTACCAGGGATCCCAAAAATGTTAATGTAAAACGTactttacagaaaaaattaaagaagagGAAGTTAATGGATGATAGAGAGGAG agtCCACCACCAGCACTCTCACGAAAAGGTACTCGCTCACGTCCAAGAAGCAAAGTAGCAAAATATTTCCATCCTGCCTCTGATCTGAGCTATGATGAATCCACAATTGTTAGAGAACCTCATACAGATCAAGCAGATTCTTTTGTGCAAATACAAGATATCAAATCTGAACCCCTGTATGACGATTCAATAGAAATAGAAGACAATCTCGTTGGTTTTAGTGAATCTTCTGTATCTGTAGAGGAGCAATTGATCGGTTGCTATGACAGtagttttgataattttggtAGACGTATTACTAGGCGTTCTAAACCCATAATAATGGATGTTCAAAGTATAACTCATAAACCTGAAGAACAACATactttaaaaattgttaatgttGCCGAATTAAAAGCCATTAAAGATCCATTGGAAGACCCGCTTGGACTTAACCAAAGTAGCTCAGATAATACTACAATGGTTGATCAGACTGACAACTCGTTGGGGTTTCATATAAGTGAAGTAGTAACAGAAAAAGATGATAGTCAATCATCTGATGTATGCAGAGAAATGggatttaaaattacaaatgtTGTGAGCGAACAGGAAGAAGATAGAAGAATGGAACAACTAACTACTGAAATAGAAGTATCATACGAAGAAGAACAGGAGTTTAATGAATTTGATGAAACAGCATCTCAAAATGAAGACCAGAAACCCATTTTAACATTGATTGAAACTGAAGATAGTAACTCAAATCCTCTGGGAAAACAAATGATTCAATTATTACTAGTAGGAAATGAAGCAACAACTTCAATGAGTCACAGTCAAGAcaatacaattcaaaataaaatagataccAGTGAAGATGATGAATTAATTAGTTGTCCAGCTAACTTTTCGTTcaaaattaaagaagaattGCTTACAGAAAATGAACAGAATATTAATAAGATAGATGAAGAAGATATACAACCTATGACTCAACAAATAACATTGATTCAAGAATCAAGACAGTTAGAAACTGATCAAGTTGTCCAAGAAACATTAACAGTCACTTCATCTTATAATACCTTGCAAACTATtgcaaatgaagaaaaattcgATCATGAAAATGAACAAACTCCAACAATTTCCATAATTCCAGAGGCACACTTCAGTGATGAAATCGATACCGATACTGataaaaatgatgtaaaaacaGAAACCATACAAATGCAATCTACAAGCTCAAATACTAACCAAGCTATTGATACTGACGAACTTAATAAAACATATTCAGTGGATGAAAAACCAATATCAATAAGCTATTCAAGTTTACATAAAGATTACACATTAGATGATTCAAAAATGGATCAGATTTGTCACTTTGAAGATAGTTCAAAAGTATCTGAtgataaaaataaccaaaacgATATTGATGACTATCAAATGGAGGCCCAATTTGCTCCTCAATCGGGGAATATTCCAATAGATCACCAAAATATATCTGAAAACAATCCCGAAAATATGGATCACGAAATTAGTGAAGGTTTTGGTGATTTAGGAAGAAATCTAACCTCGAAACCCAATTCTGATGAAATTCAGCCAATGGATGAAGATTATGGAGAAGAAAACAACTGTTATAGAAGTGAATCTGCAGATAATTCTTCTACAGACTGTCAACAAGTTACTGGAGAACTCCTTgatccaaaaaatcaatatttgataaAGAAATCAAATACATTGGATATGCTCCAAATTCAACCTCCACTTAAAGATCAGAATAATTTGTCTACACTCGTTGAAAATGATTCCATGTACCAACAAACTATTAATATGTCTCAGAAAACTGATTTTGTTGATCAAAATTCAtcacaaatagaaaatattgcaCTTGTGAGTTGTATCAATAACAAGGCTAGTTTTGATATATCAAATACTGAAAATGAGGTTCAACCTGATtatagaagaaaagaagaaagttCTGAAACAATCCACACTGATGAATATTCATCGATATATGATGAAGAAAGTAGTTCTAATATTCCACAAAGGGAAATACTACCGTCTCGAGATGAAAATCAAACAGTGAACAATAGGTTTGAAAAAAGCAGTTATGATGTTTTATCACATGTAGTATCATATAAAGAAAACCAACCTATATGTATCCAAGAGAATAATTCAGGTACTACAAAGACTGCAATAGTACTTTCTGATAGTATTCAACCTGTAGGTAACAGTTTTACTGAAAGTAGTTCTGCTTTATCACATATAGTATCATATGATGAAAACCAACCTGTCTGTATCCAAGAAAGTACTTCATATGGTCCACCACTTTCTGATGAAATTCATACTATAAGTTTTGAAAGAAGTAGTGAAGTTGCGGCAGGTGCTTGtgatgaaaaacattttacaacTAATAATCTTGAGGATCATCgacaagataaaaataattttgacagaAATAATACTAGTGATCCGCATCTATTAGTATCTTCATGTGATGAAAGTCAACGTAGAGATAACATTGAAAGTAGTTCAAGTGTTTCTAAGGTTCCAGAGCTGTCATATAACGAAAATGAATTGGTCTATCAAGATAGTAGTTTCAATACACAACTTCAATTACCTAATAATGAAAGTGATCTGATAAACAAATTTGTTGGAGTACATTTAACTCAATCACAGAATAATCTGATAGAAAGTCAACCAATGGAAACTGATCACAATGAATTGATGTCACAAACAGATGAAAAtcattataaagattcaaattcACAGTTGCTGCAACATAATAAGCAGAGTTATAGTCcagaagaaaaatatactacagaacatgttttaataaatagtttatcaGAATTAGATTGTGATATTAACAATAGAAGTGGAGAAATTCCTTCAACTCCATTTTCTTTATGTGAAAATGTCCAACCTCTTGATTTCAATCAAAAAGAAACCATTTTACCACAGCAAATTCCTGAAAACTCTGCAGGTCCAAATAAGTCAAACTTATTGGAAACTGACTTAGATAATAGCCATGTACCATATGAAAGGTGTGGCAATGTAAATAGTTCTAACGTACAAGTAGAGTCTGTACCTGTTGTTTCAGAAACTGTTCGAGATCATAAATCTCGAGCTGTCGATTTTCCTCTTGGACCTGAAGAAatgagtagttcaaatgaaccagGTTTTCACATTGCCCAAGTTATAAGTGAACAGATAGCAGAAATAGAAGGAAGTAGAGTTAACGAACAATTTGTTAGTGATACTAGCAGTGTGAATAAATGTGAAAACAAAGTTAGTAATAGTAATGAATTGGAATCGATCGTTGATGATTTATCTAAAATTGTGGAAGGTTCGTGTGAAGAATCGAGTATTGCGGATGATACTAACTCTATAGCTGATAGTCTCGAGAATCTCTTACAAAA
- the LOC130898386 gene encoding myb-like protein X isoform X2, protein MAEVLKKHRKSNFSQDEIEVLMKTVGNHYETLYGEFSKKAINKIARHRAWLEVTKEVNSVSMEKRTLQEVKNKWKKCQHLYHPDDFIGVKYYEDEVLDVTNVWEPLTELDDEDSMPLEQRLKAPTTAATVLTAPPEAPVSEQLLQSQPLSPTKLKVTRQLKPSAPSPILPPPAIEEVCLKWNSHHSNMQHTFPNLLLREQYVDATLVADGQTLKCHRVILSSCSPYFEEVLASISPYQHPVLFMKDIPFWILKCLCDFMYSGEVHILQNKLEELLAVAEMLKIKGLAGQRDMNMIDAKPEFIVPIKEEKIDEKEKELRKKEDREFKRKEEKEVKKKEEKEIKKKEEKEVKKREEKEVKKKEEKDIKKKEEKELKKKEEKEIKKKDEMKISEIKPLKKREEKDLTRKEEKQTKKKEETKEIKEKKRVTIIPSPEKPVVKSSKVPKVVIQNPVPILKNKQKSFVESKKRDKRLEKEKLPVIEKIPITKDTPSTSDFSNPFGLLKPVYEEVTKDPKPNKLPVTRDPKNVNVKRTLQKKLKKRKLMDDREESPPPALSRKGTRSRPRSKVAKYFHPASDLSYDESTIVREPHTDQADSFVQIQDIKSEPLYDDSIEIEDNLVGFSESSVSVEEQLIGCYDSSFDNFGRRITRRSKPIIMDVQSITHKPEEQHTLKIVNVAELKAIKDPLEDPLGLNQSSSDNTTMVDQTDNSLGFHISEVVTEKDDSQSSDVCREMGFKITNVVSEQEEDRRMEQLTTEIEVSYEEEQEFNEFDETASQNEDQKPILTLIETEDSNSNPLGKQMIQLLLVGNEATTSMSHSQDNTIQNKIDTSEDDELISCPANFSFKIKEELLTENEQNINKIDEEDIQPMTQQITLIQESRQLETDQVVQETLTVTSSYNTLQTIANEEKFDHENEQTPTISIIPEAHFSDEIDTDTDKNDVKTETIQMQSTSSNTNQAIDTDELNKTYSVDEKPISISYSSLHKDYTLDDSKMDQICHFEDSSKVSDDKNNQNDIDDYQMEAQFAPQSGNIPIDHQNISENNPENMDHEISEGFGDLGRNLTSKPNSDEIQPMDEDYGEENNCYRSESADNSSTDCQQVTGELLDPKNQYLIKKSNTLDMLQIQPPLKDQNNLSTLVENDSMYQQTINMSQKTDFVDQNSSQIENIALVSCINNKASFDISNTENEVQPDYRRKEESSETIHTDEYSSIYDEESSSNIPQREILPSRDENQTVNNRFEKSSYDVLSHVVSYKENQPICIQENNSGTTKTAIVLSDSIQPVGNSFTESSSALSHIVSYDENQPVCIQESTSYGPPLSDEIHTISFERSSEVAAGACDEKHFTTNNLEDHRQDKNNFDRNNTSDPHLLVSSCDESQRRDNIESSSSVSKVPELSYNENELVYQDSSFNTQLQLPNNESDLINKFVGVHLTQSQNNLIESQPMETDHNELMSQTDENHYKDSNSQLLQHNKQSYSPEEKYTTEHVLINSLSELDCDINNRSGEIPSTPFSLCENVQPLDFNQKETILPQQIPENSAGPNKSNLLETDLDNSHVPYERCGNVNSSNVQVESVPVVSETVRDHKSRAVDFPLGPEEMSSSNEPGFHIAQVISEQIAEIEGSRVNEQFVSDTSSVNKCENKVSNSNELESIVDDLSKIVEGSCEESSIADDTNSIADSLENLLQKKSMETNIFTSTIRIVICA, encoded by the exons ATGGCCGAAGTGctaaaaaaacatagaaaaagcaatttttcacAAGATGAAATAGAAGTTTTAATGAAAACAGTTGGTAATCACTACGAAACCTTGTATGGAGAATTCTCTAAAAAGGCTATCAACAAAATTGCTAGACATAGAGCCTGGCTAGAAGTGACAAAAGAGGTCAATTCAGTGAGTATGGAAAAAAGGACATTGcaagaagtaaaaaataagtgGAAGAAATGTCAACATCTATATCATCCAGATGATTTTATAGGTGTTAAATACTACGAAGACGAGG taTTGGATGTGACTAATGTTTGGGAACCACTGACTGAACTCGACGATGAAG ATTCTATGCCATTAGAACAGCGACTGAAAGCTCCTACGACGGCAGCAACAGTATTAACTGCACCACCTGAAGCACCAGTATCAGAACAACTCTTACAGAGTCAACCCCTATCCCCAACAAAACTGAAAGTAACAAGACAACTAAAGCCATCAGCACCTTCACCTATACTACCTCCCCCGGCCATAGAAGAGGTGTGTCTTAAATGGAACAGTCACCATTCCAATATGCAGCatacttttccaaatttattgCTCCGAGAACAATATGTAGATGCTACTCTTGTTGCTGATGGTCAGACTTTGAAATGTCATAGG gttattttaTCATCATGTAGTCCTTATTTCGAAGAAGTCCTTGCGAGTATTAGCCCATATCAACATCCAGTATTGTTTATGAAGGATATACCTTTCTGGATTTTGAAATGCCTTTGTGATTTTATGTATTCTGGGGAAGTACACATTCTTCAGAATAAGCTAGAAGAATTACTTGCTGTGGCGGAAATGCTCAAG ATAAAAGGACTTGCTGGTCAACGTGACATGAATATGATAGACGCAAAACCAGAATTTATAGTTCCcattaaagaagagaaaattgatgaaaaggaaaaagaatTGAGGAAGAAAGAAGACAGAGAATTCAAGAGAAAGGAAGAAAAAGAAGTtaagaaaaaggaagaaaaggaaatcaaaaagaaagaGGAAAAAGAAGTGAAGAAGAGAGAGGAAAAGGaagtaaaaaagaaagaagaaaaagacatcaaaaagaaagaagaaaaggagttaaaaaagaaagaagaaaaagaaatcaaaaagaaagatgaaatgaaaatatcagaaattaaaCCATTGAAGAAAAGGGAAGAAAAAGACCTTactagaaaagaagaaaagcaaactaagaaaaaagaagaaacaaaagaaatcaaGGAAAAGAAAAGAGTGACAATAATTCCATCACCAGAAAAACCAGTTGTTAAAAGCTCTAAAGTTCCTAAAGTTGTAATTCAAAATCCAGTACcgatattgaaaaacaaacaaaaaagttttgttgaatCGAAAAAACGTGAcaaaagattagaaaaagagAAACTGCCAGTGATAGAAAAAATACCGATAACTAAAGATACTCCAAGTACAAGTGATTTTTCAAATCCTTTTGGTCTTCTCAAACCTGTATATGAAGAAGTAACAAAAGATCCAAAACCAAATAAACTTCCTGTTACCAGGGATCCCAAAAATGTTAATGTAAAACGTactttacagaaaaaattaaagaagagGAAGTTAATGGATGATAGAGAGGAG agtCCACCACCAGCACTCTCACGAAAAGGTACTCGCTCACGTCCAAGAAGCAAAGTAGCAAAATATTTCCATCCTGCCTCTGATCTGAGCTATGATGAATCCACAATTGTTAGAGAACCTCATACAGATCAAGCAGATTCTTTTGTGCAAATACAAGATATCAAATCTGAACCCCTGTATGACGATTCAATAGAAATAGAAGACAATCTCGTTGGTTTTAGTGAATCTTCTGTATCTGTAGAGGAGCAATTGATCGGTTGCTATGACAGtagttttgataattttggtAGACGTATTACTAGGCGTTCTAAACCCATAATAATGGATGTTCAAAGTATAACTCATAAACCTGAAGAACAACATactttaaaaattgttaatgttGCCGAATTAAAAGCCATTAAAGATCCATTGGAAGACCCGCTTGGACTTAACCAAAGTAGCTCAGATAATACTACAATGGTTGATCAGACTGACAACTCGTTGGGGTTTCATATAAGTGAAGTAGTAACAGAAAAAGATGATAGTCAATCATCTGATGTATGCAGAGAAATGggatttaaaattacaaatgtTGTGAGCGAACAGGAAGAAGATAGAAGAATGGAACAACTAACTACTGAAATAGAAGTATCATACGAAGAAGAACAGGAGTTTAATGAATTTGATGAAACAGCATCTCAAAATGAAGACCAGAAACCCATTTTAACATTGATTGAAACTGAAGATAGTAACTCAAATCCTCTGGGAAAACAAATGATTCAATTATTACTAGTAGGAAATGAAGCAACAACTTCAATGAGTCACAGTCAAGAcaatacaattcaaaataaaatagataccAGTGAAGATGATGAATTAATTAGTTGTCCAGCTAACTTTTCGTTcaaaattaaagaagaattGCTTACAGAAAATGAACAGAATATTAATAAGATAGATGAAGAAGATATACAACCTATGACTCAACAAATAACATTGATTCAAGAATCAAGACAGTTAGAAACTGATCAAGTTGTCCAAGAAACATTAACAGTCACTTCATCTTATAATACCTTGCAAACTATtgcaaatgaagaaaaattcgATCATGAAAATGAACAAACTCCAACAATTTCCATAATTCCAGAGGCACACTTCAGTGATGAAATCGATACCGATACTGataaaaatgatgtaaaaacaGAAACCATACAAATGCAATCTACAAGCTCAAATACTAACCAAGCTATTGATACTGACGAACTTAATAAAACATATTCAGTGGATGAAAAACCAATATCAATAAGCTATTCAAGTTTACATAAAGATTACACATTAGATGATTCAAAAATGGATCAGATTTGTCACTTTGAAGATAGTTCAAAAGTATCTGAtgataaaaataaccaaaacgATATTGATGACTATCAAATGGAGGCCCAATTTGCTCCTCAATCGGGGAATATTCCAATAGATCACCAAAATATATCTGAAAACAATCCCGAAAATATGGATCACGAAATTAGTGAAGGTTTTGGTGATTTAGGAAGAAATCTAACCTCGAAACCCAATTCTGATGAAATTCAGCCAATGGATGAAGATTATGGAGAAGAAAACAACTGTTATAGAAGTGAATCTGCAGATAATTCTTCTACAGACTGTCAACAAGTTACTGGAGAACTCCTTgatccaaaaaatcaatatttgataaAGAAATCAAATACATTGGATATGCTCCAAATTCAACCTCCACTTAAAGATCAGAATAATTTGTCTACACTCGTTGAAAATGATTCCATGTACCAACAAACTATTAATATGTCTCAGAAAACTGATTTTGTTGATCAAAATTCAtcacaaatagaaaatattgcaCTTGTGAGTTGTATCAATAACAAGGCTAGTTTTGATATATCAAATACTGAAAATGAGGTTCAACCTGATtatagaagaaaagaagaaagttCTGAAACAATCCACACTGATGAATATTCATCGATATATGATGAAGAAAGTAGTTCTAATATTCCACAAAGGGAAATACTACCGTCTCGAGATGAAAATCAAACAGTGAACAATAGGTTTGAAAAAAGCAGTTATGATGTTTTATCACATGTAGTATCATATAAAGAAAACCAACCTATATGTATCCAAGAGAATAATTCAGGTACTACAAAGACTGCAATAGTACTTTCTGATAGTATTCAACCTGTAGGTAACAGTTTTACTGAAAGTAGTTCTGCTTTATCACATATAGTATCATATGATGAAAACCAACCTGTCTGTATCCAAGAAAGTACTTCATATGGTCCACCACTTTCTGATGAAATTCATACTATAAGTTTTGAAAGAAGTAGTGAAGTTGCGGCAGGTGCTTGtgatgaaaaacattttacaacTAATAATCTTGAGGATCATCgacaagataaaaataattttgacagaAATAATACTAGTGATCCGCATCTATTAGTATCTTCATGTGATGAAAGTCAACGTAGAGATAACATTGAAAGTAGTTCAAGTGTTTCTAAGGTTCCAGAGCTGTCATATAACGAAAATGAATTGGTCTATCAAGATAGTAGTTTCAATACACAACTTCAATTACCTAATAATGAAAGTGATCTGATAAACAAATTTGTTGGAGTACATTTAACTCAATCACAGAATAATCTGATAGAAAGTCAACCAATGGAAACTGATCACAATGAATTGATGTCACAAACAGATGAAAAtcattataaagattcaaattcACAGTTGCTGCAACATAATAAGCAGAGTTATAGTCcagaagaaaaatatactacagaacatgttttaataaatagtttatcaGAATTAGATTGTGATATTAACAATAGAAGTGGAGAAATTCCTTCAACTCCATTTTCTTTATGTGAAAATGTCCAACCTCTTGATTTCAATCAAAAAGAAACCATTTTACCACAGCAAATTCCTGAAAACTCTGCAGGTCCAAATAAGTCAAACTTATTGGAAACTGACTTAGATAATAGCCATGTACCATATGAAAGGTGTGGCAATGTAAATAGTTCTAACGTACAAGTAGAGTCTGTACCTGTTGTTTCAGAAACTGTTCGAGATCATAAATCTCGAGCTGTCGATTTTCCTCTTGGACCTGAAGAAatgagtagttcaaatgaaccagGTTTTCACATTGCCCAAGTTATAAGTGAACAGATAGCAGAAATAGAAGGAAGTAGAGTTAACGAACAATTTGTTAGTGATACTAGCAGTGTGAATAAATGTGAAAACAAAGTTAGTAATAGTAATGAATTGGAATCGATCGTTGATGATTTATCTAAAATTGTGGAAGGTTCGTGTGAAGAATCGAGTATTGCGGATGATACTAACTCTATAGCTGATAGTCTCGAGAATCTCTTACAAAA